In the Staphylococcus sp. IVB6240 genome, one interval contains:
- a CDS encoding cysteine desulfurase family protein yields the protein MGIYADYAATTPVKPQVLEAMMDIYQHHFGNPSSIHTQGRDARHFLDSARRDVAKIINAEPSEIIFTSGATESNNTVIKGIAQANRDKGQHIITSKIEHHSVLHVFEQLEREGFEVTYLDVDASGLVNLEQLKAVLREDTTFVSIMLVNNEVGTVQHIDEIQEIVAESNAYLHTDAVQAIGHLPIDVKDLKVDALSLTAHKFGGPKGVGVLYVKKDTAIRYQQQGGEQETKRRAGTENVPQIVGLVEALKLADSERDANNIHVAQLKEKLLVGLQDRAIPFELNGSMVETTNHIVNLHFPFIDIETLLTLLDLAGVYVSSGSACTAGSTIPSHVLSAMFGEDVRVTHSVRISLNELMTKEDINEIIVEIQKIYLKFKEVEHS from the coding sequence ATGGGGATTTATGCAGATTACGCTGCAACTACACCAGTGAAACCTCAAGTGTTGGAAGCAATGATGGATATTTATCAACATCATTTTGGTAACCCATCTTCTATTCATACACAAGGAAGAGATGCACGTCATTTTTTAGATTCAGCACGTCGTGATGTGGCGAAAATAATAAATGCTGAGCCAAGTGAGATTATTTTCACAAGTGGTGCAACAGAATCTAACAATACGGTTATCAAGGGAATTGCACAAGCGAATCGTGATAAAGGGCAGCATATTATCACTTCTAAAATTGAACATCATTCTGTATTACATGTTTTCGAACAACTTGAACGTGAAGGTTTTGAAGTCACATATTTAGATGTTGATGCTTCAGGGCTCGTAAATTTGGAGCAGTTAAAAGCAGTTTTACGTGAAGATACTACGTTCGTTTCTATCATGCTTGTAAATAATGAAGTGGGAACAGTTCAACATATCGATGAAATTCAAGAAATTGTTGCGGAATCGAATGCCTACTTGCATACGGATGCTGTGCAAGCAATCGGTCACTTACCTATTGATGTAAAGGACCTGAAAGTCGATGCGTTGAGCTTAACGGCACATAAGTTTGGTGGACCAAAAGGTGTGGGCGTCTTATACGTTAAAAAAGATACAGCCATTCGTTATCAACAACAAGGTGGCGAACAGGAAACAAAGCGTCGTGCAGGTACTGAAAATGTCCCTCAAATCGTTGGCTTGGTAGAAGCTTTAAAACTGGCTGATTCAGAACGTGATGCCAATAATATTCATGTGGCACAATTGAAGGAGAAATTATTGGTTGGCTTACAAGACAGAGCCATTCCATTTGAATTAAATGGTTCTATGGTTGAAACGACAAATCATATCGTCAATCTACATTTTCCATTTATTGACATTGAAACATTGCTTACATTATTAGATTTAGCTGGTGTTTATGTATCATCAGGTTCAGCTTGTACGGCTGGCTCAACGATACCGTCACACGTACTCTCTGCTATGTTTGGAGAAGATGTACGTGTCACCCATTCAGTACGTATCAGCTTAAATGAACTCATGACAAAAGAAGATATCAATGAAATCATTGTTGAAATACAAAAAATATATTTAAAATTTAAAGAGGTGGAACATTCGTGA
- a CDS encoding LLM class flavin-dependent oxidoreductase: MKKIRYSALNLVPIREGSNEREAIDEMIELAQSLEKMSYERYWIAEHHNAPNLVSSATAILIQHTLANTNHLRVGSGGIMLPNHAPLVVAEQFGTLHQIYGDRIDIGLGRAPGTDMSTASALRRDKHDGVFQFPEEVKQLIQYMGPDTKQGYVKAIPAIGSEIPVYVLGSSTDSAHLAAREGLPYVFAGHFAPQQMKEAIAIYRELFEPSEYLDETYVMVGLNVILADTHDEALHLATTLSQMFTGITRGRMQKLQPPVKDLNNVMSPQEIAMSDARIQQSLVGDKAAVKQQIKDFVNYYGEIDEIMGVSYIYDKEKQVQSYQYFKEVLDELNAENA, from the coding sequence ATGAAAAAGATTCGTTATTCCGCGCTGAACCTTGTTCCAATTCGTGAAGGTTCAAATGAGCGAGAAGCTATTGATGAAATGATTGAATTAGCGCAATCATTAGAAAAGATGTCATATGAACGCTATTGGATTGCAGAACATCATAACGCCCCAAACCTTGTAAGTTCTGCCACAGCGATTCTTATCCAACATACACTGGCAAATACAAACCATTTACGTGTTGGATCAGGCGGTATCATGTTGCCGAACCACGCCCCATTAGTAGTCGCTGAACAATTTGGGACTTTACACCAAATCTACGGTGACCGTATCGATATTGGACTAGGTCGTGCACCTGGTACAGATATGTCGACTGCCAGCGCATTACGTCGTGATAAACATGACGGTGTTTTCCAATTCCCAGAAGAAGTGAAACAACTGATTCAATACATGGGGCCTGATACAAAACAAGGATATGTGAAAGCTATTCCTGCAATAGGTTCTGAAATCCCTGTTTATGTTTTAGGTTCTTCAACAGATTCAGCACATCTCGCAGCACGTGAAGGACTCCCTTATGTATTTGCCGGTCACTTTGCACCACAACAAATGAAAGAAGCCATCGCAATCTACCGTGAGTTATTCGAACCATCTGAATATCTTGATGAAACATATGTCATGGTAGGATTAAATGTGATCCTAGCAGATACACATGATGAAGCCTTACATTTAGCAACAACACTAAGCCAAATGTTCACAGGTATTACAAGAGGACGTATGCAAAAATTACAACCACCTGTCAAAGATTTAAACAATGTCATGTCACCTCAAGAAATCGCCATGTCGGACGCGCGTATTCAACAATCATTAGTCGGTGATAAAGCTGCAGTCAAACAACAAATTAAAGACTTTGTTAATTATTATGGTGAGATTGATGAAATCATGGGTGTTAGCTACATTTATGATAAAGAAAAACAAGTGCAATCATATCAATACTTTAAAGAAGTCCTTGATGAATTGAATGCAGAAAATGCATAA
- a CDS encoding tetratricopeptide repeat protein, with product MEQEQIHNLIKQGQFEKALQACFDNIEAAPEEIENYINSGILLAEAGEIEKSERFFQHAITLQPDNGVVYYNLANVYFNEGRFQEAIKLYQTAISKQLETKDVYFMLGMSFVQLEAKDKALPFLMRASELDTDFQDIEAQFQYGLVLCELEMFDQAIPLLQRILEKDSKHADAQYNLTLAQYMTDEDIDAAIKGFEQAIEMDDTHMLSHHAIKTFKMIQEQEG from the coding sequence ATGGAACAAGAACAAATACATAACTTGATTAAACAAGGACAATTTGAAAAAGCATTGCAAGCTTGCTTCGATAATATTGAAGCGGCACCAGAAGAAATAGAGAACTATATTAACTCAGGTATTTTACTCGCTGAGGCAGGGGAAATTGAAAAATCTGAGCGTTTCTTTCAACATGCGATCACACTGCAGCCAGATAACGGTGTCGTTTACTATAACTTGGCCAATGTGTATTTTAATGAAGGGCGTTTTCAAGAAGCCATTAAGCTTTATCAAACGGCGATTAGTAAACAATTAGAAACGAAAGATGTTTACTTTATGCTAGGTATGTCATTCGTACAATTGGAAGCAAAAGACAAGGCACTACCATTTTTAATGCGTGCTTCTGAATTAGATACAGATTTCCAAGATATTGAAGCACAATTTCAATATGGACTTGTACTCTGTGAACTTGAAATGTTTGACCAAGCCATTCCGTTATTACAACGCATTTTAGAGAAGGATTCAAAACATGCAGATGCACAGTACAATTTAACATTAGCGCAATATATGACAGATGAAGATATCGATGCAGCTATAAAAGGATTTGAACAGGCTATTGAGATGGATGACACACATATGTTAAGTCATCATGCGATTAAGACGTTTAAAATGATTCAAGAACAGGAGGGATAA
- a CDS encoding replication-associated recombination protein A codes for MTTEPLASRMRPRNIDEVIAQQHLVGETGIIRRMVQAQRLSSMIFYGPPGIGKTSIAQAIAGSTAFKFRQLNAVTNTKKDMQLIVEEAKMSGQVILLLDEIHRLDKAKQDFLLPHLENGKIVLIGATTSNPYHAINPAIRSRAQIFELYPLEADDIKQALQSALDDEERGLKTYEPIIDEDAFEYFATQSQGDVRSALNALELAVLSANSKPAHITLKDAEDCLQRGAFLSDKDGDMHYDVMSAFQKSIRGSDVDAALHYLARLIQAGDLPTIARRLLVISYEDIGLASPSAGQRTLAAIEAAERLGFPEARIPLSQAVIELCLSPKSNSAITSIDSALSDIRRGHVGQIPDHLRDGHYSGAKELGRAIGYKYPHSYNSGFVAQQYLPSKLKTKQYYQPKETSKTEQQMKQIYDNIKKQQK; via the coding sequence ATGACAACTGAACCTTTAGCATCCCGCATGCGACCACGAAATATTGATGAAGTGATTGCCCAACAACATCTCGTGGGTGAAACAGGTATTATAAGACGCATGGTTCAAGCACAACGCTTATCGTCCATGATTTTTTACGGTCCTCCAGGCATTGGTAAAACAAGTATAGCACAGGCAATTGCTGGTAGTACTGCTTTTAAGTTCCGACAATTAAATGCTGTTACGAATACAAAAAAAGATATGCAGTTAATTGTTGAAGAAGCAAAAATGTCTGGTCAAGTTATCTTATTACTTGATGAGATTCATCGACTTGATAAAGCCAAACAAGATTTTCTACTCCCTCACTTAGAGAATGGAAAGATTGTATTGATCGGTGCAACAACGTCAAATCCTTATCATGCCATTAATCCAGCAATACGATCACGTGCCCAGATTTTTGAACTGTATCCTCTGGAAGCTGATGATATTAAACAAGCTTTACAAAGTGCTTTGGATGATGAAGAACGTGGTTTAAAAACATATGAACCAATCATAGATGAAGATGCATTTGAATATTTTGCAACTCAAAGCCAAGGTGATGTTAGAAGTGCTTTAAATGCTTTGGAACTTGCCGTACTGAGCGCAAATTCAAAACCTGCACATATTACATTGAAAGATGCGGAAGATTGTTTACAACGTGGGGCATTTTTAAGTGATAAAGACGGCGATATGCATTATGATGTGATGAGTGCTTTTCAAAAATCAATACGTGGCAGCGATGTAGATGCGGCATTGCATTATCTTGCACGTCTGATCCAAGCTGGCGATCTGCCAACAATTGCACGTCGCCTATTAGTGATTAGTTACGAAGATATTGGGCTTGCGTCACCGAGTGCCGGCCAACGCACACTTGCTGCCATTGAGGCTGCTGAGCGCCTAGGTTTCCCTGAGGCGCGTATTCCGCTCAGCCAAGCAGTCATCGAACTTTGTCTGTCACCAAAATCAAACTCAGCAATCACTTCTATCGATAGCGCACTTTCTGACATTCGCAGAGGACATGTTGGACAGATTCCTGACCATTTACGAGATGGTCATTATAGTGGTGCAAAAGAACTCGGTCGTGCAATCGGCTACAAATACCCACATAGTTATAATTCAGGATTTGTGGCACAACAATATTTACCATCAAAGCTTAAAACCAAGCAATACTATCAACCGAAAGAAACTTCAAAAACCGAACAACAAATGAAACAAATTTACGATAATATTAAAAAACAACAAAAATAA
- a CDS encoding CsbD family protein, with amino-acid sequence MTNEESKFDQLKGNVKETAGNAVGDKALENEGKQDKAAGKVKEVVENVKDKATDAIDKLKGDK; translated from the coding sequence ATGACAAACGAAGAAAGCAAATTCGATCAATTAAAAGGTAACGTTAAAGAAACTGCAGGTAATGCAGTAGGCGATAAAGCGTTAGAAAACGAAGGCAAACAAGACAAAGCAGCTGGAAAAGTTAAAGAAGTTGTAGAAAATGTAAAAGACAAAGCGACTGACGCAATCGACAAATTAAAAGGTGACAAATAA
- a CDS encoding tRNA threonylcarbamoyladenosine dehydratase, which translates to MKHQFSRNELAIGKEGLDRLKNTTVAVLGVGGVGTFAAEALARTNIGHIILIDKDNVDITNVNRQLHALTTTVGQSKVTLMEERIKLINPDCKVTSLHMFYTEETYEQLFNDYDIDYVVDASDTIIYKVHLMEQCLDRGIQIISSMGAANKTDPTRFEIADISKTHTDPIARIIRQKLKQKKIYRGIPVVFSDESPIVIREDVKAVVGDAQGKNRKAQMPPASNAFCPSTVGLIMASYVCNKIVEDIPVTRIKDKQ; encoded by the coding sequence ATGAAACACCAATTTTCAAGAAATGAACTTGCGATCGGTAAAGAAGGTCTTGATCGCCTTAAAAATACAACTGTAGCCGTCCTAGGTGTCGGTGGTGTTGGGACATTTGCGGCGGAAGCATTAGCCCGTACAAACATTGGACATATCATTTTGATTGATAAAGATAATGTAGATATTACAAATGTTAACCGTCAACTGCATGCTTTGACTACAACAGTGGGGCAAAGTAAAGTAACGCTGATGGAAGAACGTATTAAACTGATTAACCCAGATTGTAAAGTAACATCACTTCATATGTTCTATACAGAAGAAACATATGAACAACTGTTCAATGATTATGATATTGATTACGTTGTGGATGCAAGTGATACTATCATCTACAAGGTTCATTTAATGGAACAATGTTTGGACCGTGGTATTCAAATTATTTCAAGTATGGGTGCTGCTAATAAAACAGATCCAACACGATTTGAAATTGCAGATATTTCAAAAACACATACGGATCCAATTGCCCGTATTATTCGTCAAAAACTAAAACAAAAGAAAATCTATCGTGGTATTCCTGTTGTATTTTCAGATGAAAGTCCAATTGTAATTCGTGAAGATGTGAAGGCAGTTGTAGGGGATGCACAAGGTAAAAACCGTAAAGCGCAAATGCCTCCAGCTTCTAATGCCTTCTGTCCAAGTACAGTAGGACTCATTATGGCAAGTTATGTATGTAATAAAATTGTAGAAGATATTCCAGTAACACGTATTAAAGATAAACAATAA
- a CDS encoding Rrf2 family transcriptional regulator: MKISTKGRYGLTLMIALAKREGTGCVSLKTIAEENDLSDLYLEQLVGPLRNAGLIRSVRGAKGGYELNMSSEEITAGDIIRLLEGPLTIVERIESEPPAQQQLWLRMRDAVKDVLDQTTLHSLASYEDAKALEGYMFYI; encoded by the coding sequence ATGAAAATTTCGACTAAAGGTAGATATGGATTAACATTGATGATTGCTTTAGCGAAAAGAGAAGGCACAGGCTGTGTTTCGTTAAAGACAATCGCAGAAGAAAACGACCTCAGTGACTTATATCTTGAGCAACTTGTCGGCCCATTACGTAATGCAGGACTTATCAGAAGTGTACGTGGGGCAAAGGGTGGCTATGAATTAAACATGTCATCTGAAGAAATCACTGCTGGAGATATTATTCGATTACTTGAAGGACCACTTACAATTGTAGAACGTATTGAGTCTGAACCACCTGCCCAACAACAACTATGGTTGAGAATGCGTGATGCTGTCAAGGATGTCCTAGACCAAACAACATTACATTCATTAGCATCGTATGAAGATGCAAAAGCCCTAGAAGGCTACATGTTCTATATTTAA
- the mnmA gene encoding tRNA 2-thiouridine(34) synthase MnmA, translating into MTNKNTRVVVGMSGGVDSSVTAHLLKEQGYDVIGIFMKNWDDTDENGVCTATEDYNDVIAVCNQIGIPYYAVNFEQEYWDKVFTYFLDEYKKGRTPNPDVMCNKEIKFKAFLEHALKLGADYVATGHYARVRRNEDGRVEMLRGVDQNKDQTYFLNQLTEEQLQKVMFPIGDIDKKEVRKIALEQDLATAKKKDSTGICFIGERNFKTFLSQYLPAQSGEMRTLNGELKGQHSGLMYYTIGQRHGLGIGGDGDPWFVVGKNLKDNVLYVEQGFHHDALYSDYLVASDVSFVNPTDLSEPLKCTAKFRYRQQDTGVTITKENDDAIRVTFDEPVRAITPGQAVVFYDGDVCLGGATIDDVYKNSGQLSYVI; encoded by the coding sequence GTGACAAATAAAAATACACGTGTTGTTGTCGGAATGTCTGGTGGTGTAGACAGCTCAGTAACAGCACATTTATTAAAAGAACAAGGCTACGACGTCATCGGTATTTTTATGAAAAACTGGGATGACACTGATGAAAATGGCGTTTGTACAGCAACAGAAGATTATAATGATGTCATTGCTGTTTGTAATCAAATTGGAATTCCGTACTATGCGGTCAACTTTGAACAAGAATATTGGGATAAAGTATTCACATATTTCTTAGATGAATATAAAAAAGGACGCACACCTAATCCTGATGTCATGTGTAATAAAGAAATCAAATTTAAAGCTTTCTTAGAACACGCGTTAAAACTAGGGGCTGATTATGTTGCGACAGGTCACTATGCACGTGTACGTCGCAATGAAGATGGTCGAGTTGAAATGTTACGCGGGGTTGACCAAAACAAAGACCAAACCTATTTCTTAAATCAATTAACGGAAGAACAATTGCAAAAAGTGATGTTCCCAATTGGTGATATTGATAAAAAAGAAGTACGTAAAATTGCACTTGAACAAGATCTTGCAACTGCGAAGAAAAAAGACTCAACAGGTATTTGTTTCATCGGTGAACGTAACTTTAAAACATTCTTATCACAATATTTACCAGCACAGTCAGGTGAAATGCGCACACTGAATGGTGAATTAAAAGGACAACATAGTGGATTGATGTATTATACAATTGGACAAAGACATGGCCTTGGTATCGGTGGCGATGGAGATCCGTGGTTCGTTGTTGGTAAAAACTTAAAAGACAATGTATTGTATGTTGAACAAGGGTTCCATCATGATGCGTTGTACAGTGATTATCTTGTGGCTTCAGATGTATCATTTGTAAATCCAACCGATTTATCTGAACCGTTGAAATGTACAGCGAAGTTTAGATATCGTCAGCAAGATACAGGTGTCACAATCACGAAAGAAAATGATGATGCTATTCGTGTAACGTTTGATGAACCTGTTCGTGCAATTACACCAGGACAAGCTGTTGTATTTTATGATGGCGATGTTTGTTTAGGTGGCGCAACGATTGATGATGTCTATAAAAATAGCGGTCAATTAAGTTACGTCATTTAA
- a CDS encoding ATP-dependent RecD-like DNA helicase: MENPTLLDSTYVKGEVIRILFQNTDNYYTVLKVDVADTNGDFEDEVTVVGYFPDIVEDETYLFKGYVVQHARYGQQLKAETFQKELPQTKDAIIAYLSSSLFKGIGVKTAEAIVETLGEDAIHQILNDESCLSRVPKLSKDKQEQIAQQVYQNQESEQIMIRLNELGFGSKLAMDIYKFYQADTLKVLDNNPYQLVYDIKGVGFQKADQLAQQLGIHPLHQDRLRAGILYVVEETCLKNGHTYLPTDALIHAAIELLSKNQSEVIEEAPMQECMTQLVEEQKLIAVDEVVAIPSLYYSELKSTQNLFKVANDKKSLTKFDLSDIQLNIGEIEEMNEVSYATSQKEALECALQNKVMLLTGGPGTGKTTVIKGIVQLYAEMHGLSLDYDDYDEGDAFPVVLAAPTGRASKRLHESTGLEAMTIHRLIGWNQETKPDDLLEHEIDARLIIIDEMSMVDTWLFHQFMNAVPKDAQVVLVGDEDQLPSVGPGQVFKDLIDADVLPRINLTEVYRQQDGSSIIDLAHRIKLGKDVDITQRYHDRSFIPCQTHQIPEIVDKIVTNAVGKGYTMADIQVLAPMYRGSAGIQKLNQVLQNILNPKEDDDHREVAFGDVLFRTGDKVLQLVNRPDDNVFNGDIGEIIGIFWAKENALNKDVVIVDYEGNEITYMRSDLVELTHAYCTSIHKSQGSEFPIVIMPIVKQYYRMLQKPILYTGLTRAKQSLVFLGDAEAFNMGLQTQGQTRLTQLYTFLTMYFKGDSESDADGQADTEAATFVLTESNMYQVNPMINMGETTPYDFLEIDKGS, from the coding sequence ATGGAAAACCCAACGCTTTTAGATAGCACTTATGTAAAGGGTGAAGTGATACGTATTTTATTTCAAAATACTGATAACTACTACACGGTCTTAAAAGTGGATGTTGCTGATACAAATGGCGACTTTGAAGATGAAGTGACGGTCGTTGGGTATTTTCCGGATATTGTGGAAGATGAAACGTATCTTTTCAAAGGTTACGTCGTTCAGCATGCACGTTACGGCCAACAACTGAAAGCAGAAACGTTTCAAAAAGAACTTCCTCAGACGAAAGATGCAATTATTGCCTATCTTTCTAGCTCACTGTTCAAAGGAATTGGTGTCAAAACAGCGGAGGCTATTGTAGAAACGCTTGGTGAAGATGCCATACATCAAATTTTGAATGATGAATCGTGTTTATCACGTGTTCCAAAACTATCGAAGGACAAGCAGGAACAAATTGCCCAACAAGTCTATCAAAATCAGGAAAGTGAACAAATTATGATTCGCTTAAATGAGCTTGGCTTTGGGTCAAAACTCGCAATGGATATTTATAAGTTTTATCAAGCAGATACATTGAAAGTACTGGATAATAATCCGTATCAATTGGTCTATGACATCAAAGGGGTTGGTTTCCAAAAAGCGGACCAATTAGCCCAACAATTAGGAATTCATCCTTTACATCAAGATCGTCTGCGCGCGGGCATTCTTTATGTTGTAGAAGAAACATGTCTGAAAAATGGACATACGTATTTACCAACAGATGCATTGATTCATGCGGCAATTGAATTGTTATCTAAAAATCAGTCAGAAGTGATTGAAGAAGCCCCTATGCAAGAATGTATGACGCAATTAGTAGAAGAACAAAAACTGATTGCAGTAGATGAAGTCGTGGCAATACCAAGTCTTTATTATTCGGAACTAAAAAGCACACAAAATTTATTTAAAGTCGCAAATGATAAGAAATCACTTACGAAATTTGATTTGTCCGATATCCAACTCAATATAGGAGAAATTGAAGAAATGAATGAAGTGAGTTATGCCACATCGCAAAAAGAAGCGTTAGAATGTGCACTTCAAAACAAGGTTATGTTATTAACGGGTGGTCCTGGTACAGGAAAGACAACGGTGATTAAAGGCATCGTTCAGTTATATGCGGAGATGCATGGATTGTCACTAGACTATGATGATTATGATGAAGGCGATGCATTTCCAGTAGTCCTTGCTGCACCTACGGGACGTGCTTCTAAACGACTTCATGAATCCACAGGTCTTGAAGCAATGACGATACATCGACTGATTGGCTGGAATCAAGAGACAAAACCAGATGACTTGTTGGAACATGAAATTGATGCACGCTTGATTATAATTGATGAGATGTCAATGGTAGATACATGGTTGTTCCATCAATTTATGAATGCCGTTCCTAAAGATGCCCAAGTTGTACTAGTGGGTGATGAAGACCAGTTACCATCAGTTGGACCTGGACAAGTGTTTAAAGATTTAATTGACGCAGATGTCTTACCGAGAATTAATTTGACTGAAGTGTATCGTCAACAAGATGGTTCTAGTATCATTGATTTGGCACATCGCATAAAGTTAGGAAAAGATGTTGATATTACCCAACGCTATCATGACCGTTCATTTATCCCGTGTCAGACACATCAAATACCAGAAATCGTTGATAAAATTGTAACGAATGCGGTCGGCAAAGGTTATACAATGGCAGATATACAAGTGCTCGCACCGATGTATCGTGGTAGTGCTGGTATTCAAAAATTGAACCAGGTGCTGCAAAACATCTTAAATCCTAAAGAAGATGATGATCATCGTGAAGTCGCTTTTGGAGACGTCTTATTCCGAACTGGAGATAAAGTCTTACAATTGGTTAACCGACCAGATGATAACGTGTTTAACGGAGATATCGGTGAAATCATTGGGATATTTTGGGCGAAAGAAAATGCATTGAATAAAGATGTGGTCATTGTAGATTATGAGGGCAATGAGATTACATATATGCGGTCTGACCTTGTTGAGTTAACGCATGCTTACTGCACGTCTATTCATAAATCTCAAGGTTCAGAATTCCCAATAGTCATCATGCCAATTGTTAAACAATACTATCGCATGCTTCAAAAACCTATTTTATATACAGGATTAACACGTGCCAAACAATCACTTGTATTCTTAGGAGATGCAGAAGCGTTCAATATGGGACTTCAAACACAAGGTCAAACACGATTGACACAGTTATATACGTTCTTAACAATGTATTTTAAAGGGGATTCAGAATCCGATGCAGATGGACAGGCTGACACTGAAGCAGCTACATTTGTACTCACTGAGTCTAATATGTATCAGGTAAATCCAATGATCAATATGGGAGAGACGACCCCGTATGACTTTTTGGAAATTGACAAAGGTTCATAA